DNA from Rosa rugosa chromosome 6, drRosRugo1.1, whole genome shotgun sequence:
tctctctctcctcgatcgGTGGCTAGCTAGTAATTACCAACAATGAATGTTGAAACTCGAATGGAGATCGTTGATCAGGATTTGAAACACCTCAGAACTTCACAATCACAAGACCGTCTTGGAGATGTGTCTTTACATATCAAAAATCTGGAGAAGGAGCTAATCCTTCTAAGCAGTATCAAGAAGATTGACCATGAATTGGAAAGACTCAAGGAACTGGACCGTCTCTATGCTGCTGGAGGAAACTGTCCGGCAATAAAAAACCTCGAGAGGGCTCGACACCAGCTCGTCCGGGAGTAAGTACTATAGCTTTCACCTCGATCAATTAGCATACAAATTGAAGCACGAATTATGTTTTTAACTAGTCAACGATTAAcattgtttctttgttttgcagACAGATGTCATTGGCAATTAAAACTCGCTGTTCGAGCCTCCTGTGCAGCAGCAAGAACATTGAGGATGAATTGAAGAAACTAAAGGCCCTAGAACCCACTTCTGACAACTGCTTCAGTAATATGAGGTCTGCAATACAACTTCTTGAGACAGCTAAAAAAGATGTCAAATTTGAGTTGGCCGAGACTGAGGCCCTTGAAACAATGGGTAATTGGTGCATGTCCAAGTTGGACAGCTTTCTTGATAGATTACGGCCCAACCAAAGCTGATGCCCAAGGCAAAATTATAACCAAAACCTGCTTGATTTTGATGGTATTCTTAtcataaaatttgaaattttgaatatttgtctgaaaataaatttaaaataaatattacaACTATATTCCCTAGCTCCTCCTGTTTCGCTTGAATTCCCAATCATATTgtgcttcttgtttttttttttttttttctgtagttTTATTTCAAAAACACCGTTACAGTAGTTTTACTAAAGACTTTGAGAGGCTCCTGATGCATTAAATAATTTCattaatcttttttattttgaataaatagaATATTAAGTGATATTAGTTCCTTTGCGAAAACCaatttgaggtaaaaaacgcTTACTCTCAAATGTTATTGGTCTTTGGGTTGATAATTTTTGGGTCATTTAGAAAAGTAGGATGGAATTTTCtccatcttttttattttgaataaatagaATATTAAGTAATATTAGTTCCTTTGCAAAAACCAATTTGAGGCGAAAAATGCTTACTCTCAAATGTTATTGGTCTTTGGGTTAATAATTTTTGGGTCATTTAGAAAGTAGGATGGAATTTTCTCCATTTGGACAATAAAAAAGAATGAAATAAATCTAGACCTAATTGGTGATTTGTAACTTGCAAGTAAGTTAACAGAGTTAAAAGAGGGCACTTAAAAAGGGAGTGTATAGTAACCTTGCGCGATCTGTTTTATTCTATTGTTCACATTTCATGCAAGTGCCGCAAGCCACCAAATTCCCGTTCATAACATCACaaaaaaatcatgaaaaaaGATACCCAAGAAAGGAACTCAAATGCGTATGTATAGATTCAACGGCTACAACTCAACTGGCCtagtaaaaaaatgaaaagcatGTGTATGCACTAACATGATATATTAATTGACTGAGATATATACAAACTTCTAACTCAATTACTTCATTTCCTAAAGGGTTTTGCAAGGTCATCAATTTACAGTACAGCCTTAATAAATACTGCAATATCAAACATAAAGAAGTGGAGCTGGCTAGCACAAAGATTGATAGACAAGGAATCTATCTCCCAAGGCACAATTGTACGAGGGAGATAGAGGAATCTTTCACTATTCAccacccccaaaaaaaaaaaaaaaaaatgatcatcATCGGTGACATCATGGTTTAATTATGATGAAAATGCAGAGATTCCTTGAATGTCCAGGCTACCACTCTCTATAAATATGTAGGCTACCACTCTATAAATATGTATAACAGCTCGCTGCCTCTCATAAACTGATAATCAAAGCCttcccctcccccccccccccccccccccccctccttccGTCTCGAAAAGTTCCTAATGGTGCAGAATCATGAGGCTTCCTCTAATTTGAAGCCGGTAATGATGATGGTGGTTACCCAGATTTTGTATACTGTGATGAACATAATGTACAAACTAGTTGCAGTAACAGGGATGAACTTGAATGTTTTCGTTGCCTACCGACTGATGTTTTCAGCGGCGTTTATGGTTCCACTGGCTctgatacttgagaggtacatAATATATTTCTCCAAGTCTTCATTTCTTCTATATTTAATTaaagggggtgaaatttgcacccccaaatttgcaaaccacaccccattttatttttttaataatatttcaactCCTATCTTTTTACacttcctaaaatacccttaTAGTCAGATttggtcctctctctctctctcttttctccaaAACCACGACAACTcttattcttctcttctctctctctcctctgaaAACAAGCCCAAGCTGGGTTCCTCTTTCTAGCTGCAAGGTTAAAGAGCAGAGACCGAACTGGATCATACAAAACATCAACGCCTTTAAGCTTTCTGGTTTTCAAAAAGTCCTTCACACTTTGGATAATACTTTGACTGCTGGAGTCCACATGATCAACCCCCAATGACTCCAAATACTGCATATTCTCAGCTCCCCTGCAAATTCATCACCCAAGACACAATCAATCTCCAATTCAAACCCAGACACAATCCCAATTTCCCACAaacaacaaaagcaatgaaGCCAAACATGAATTACACCAACACATCCACACATGAATTACATAAACCCAATCACAAATGTACTTACTTGACCGGAGCTCAAATTGGCCTGGTGAAGAAGAGCCACATGAGAGGTCCGAAATGCAACCGGCAGTGCATCAGCAGCCACCAAACCACACCCTTCCGGCACTTCAAACCTTCCAACACCAAAAGTTTCCGCAATCAAATTCAACTCAATTATATAACAGAGAACTCACAGAAGTGACTGATCGACGACGATGAACTGAGCAAAGGACCCGAGGGCGGCGACGGAGCAAACAGCATCGCCGACTTTAAACTTAGAGACGCCGGGGCTGACGGTGTTGACGACGCCAGAGTAATTGGAGCCGGAGATGAAAGGCAGAGGCGGCTTCTCTTGGTACTTGCCAAGTATCTGAAGGTAATTAGCGTAGTTTAAGCTCGTAGTTTTCACTCTTACTCTCACCGATGTGGGAATCTCCAGTTCAGGAATCAGATAACTCTTCTCGATCACTATTGCTTTCTCTTCCGAAATCGGAACCGTTGGATCGAGGGCGGCGTAGACGGCGTCGATTTGGGCGAAGAGCATGTTGTCATAGTGGAGATTGGTCGCCAGATCCGGCGAACCGGCGCTGGGTTCGATTTGTAGGCAAAGGGTAGGAGTTGATTAGGAATGGAGATCCGATTTTGGCGTGGAAATCGAGGATCGGATATAAGCAATTCTTCAGATCCCGGCGGAATGCTCCGGCCGACGGAGATTGAGGTGGACTCGATTTATGGTGTgcgtgtgtgagagagagaatatCAAATCTGACTCtaagggtattttaggaagtGTAAAGGATGGGagttgaaatattattaaaataataaaatggggtgtggtttgcaaatttgggggtgcaaatttcaccccccttaaTTAATTGTAGAATAAACTTCTTAATCATTTTACACATCACTGATACCTGTATTGTAATAATCAGGAAGAGAAGGCCAAAACTTACTTGGGTTGTGTTGTTTCAAGCTTTTCTCTGCGGCCTAATTGGGTAAGTTTTCGTCGCATTCCATTAAGGTATATACAGTATATCACTATATCTCtttaaccaaaacaaaatagtAAGAAATCTTTGATATCCAAATTTAAATTCTGATTTAATAAGGGtcattgacccaaagcaccaaaattggacaaagttatcccacttacccgagcaagaaatttttattcccacttaccctattTGAAGTAAAATGACATTTTTGCCCTCAGCCAAATTGGAAAAAGACATTGATGCCATGCTCCTctatctctcctctctctccggCACGAGCATcacactccctctctctctcctcacccaCGCCGACGAGGACAACCATATAAACAAGCCTTCGAATCCCTCCCCAACTGGTCCTCCAACGACTTCGACCTCTACATGTCCTCCGATCCTGATTTCCCGCCGGCCCAGTTCGTCACCGTCCACGAAGAAGACGACGAAGACTTGACTGCGAAGACGACATCTTTTCCCAGTACCATTCCACAATCCACGCCGAGCGGAACCGCGATGACATCGTTTCGGAGCCCAATTCCATTTCCAACACACGACGATTTGTCGTCGGATCGCGAGAACCAGGTCAATTTCGTTATGGATCGGTTCCACAGC
Protein-coding regions in this window:
- the LOC133714287 gene encoding uncharacterized protein LOC133714287, whose product is MNVETRMEIVDQDLKHLRTSQSQDRLGDVSLHIKNLEKELILLSSIKKIDHELERLKELDRLYAAGGNCPAIKNLERARHQLVREQMSLAIKTRCSSLLCSSKNIEDELKKLKALEPTSDNCFSNMRSAIQLLETAKKDVKFELAETEALETMGNWCMSKLDSFLDRLRPNQS